CAGACCCATGCGTTGGGTGTGGCCGCTGACGTTTCGCAAGGTGAACAGCGCGGGGCTTTTGCCAGGGACGGGGTCATTGCTCGCCTGGCTGCCGGTGGGCGTCCGGCCATACCAGGGGGCTGTGAGGGGATCTTCCAGTTCGGCCTGAACTTGCATCGACGAGCACAGCAACAAGGAAGTCGAGACGGTGCAGAAGGTGGTTTTGAATTCCTGTGGGCGGGGGGACGTTTTCATGGGGGTCTGCCTTGCAATTGCATGCATTTCTCGCTTAGGGCGTCTCTCCTACCCCGAATGAGGGGCGACCGAATGGGATGAGGCAAACCTCTGGCGGCCCGCGATGGCGGGTTCCAGAGGCCTGCCCCTGACTGTGTTCCGGGGGTAGTACGTTGTAGTCAAGAGGACCGTTGCGGTCACGTCAAGAAATTGGCCGACAAATGGCAGAGTGAAATCACCTAGCGCTAACCCAATGATTTTACGGTTATAAAATCGACCTATTCTGGGCGTCAAATCCTCGTCGTTTCGCCTCACCAACTAATCCGCACACCAACATTCCCAGCCGCGCTGCGTTGTTGGTTGCTGTCCAGATTGTTGCTGTAGTCCACACCCGCATAGGCACTGACCGAGGTTGCCAGGCTAACGATAACGCCAACGCCCAGATCCGCCGTGGAGGCCCGCTGTTCGGTCTCGATGCGTTGGGCACCGTCGAAAGTTACCGTATCGGTGCCTGAAAAGGTGTGCCAGATGTTCGCCCGCAGATAAGGTTCGACGGGCATGTCGCTGACTCGATATGCGCCTTTGAGTCGCGCGCCGAAGCGTGCGGTCCAGGTGCTGTCGGAATCGAACTTGACCTTGGAAATACCGTCGTCCTGGCTGTCCAGGGAGATTTTCTGATGGATGATCTGGGCCTGGGGTTCGAGGACCCAACCGCCAGCGACTGCAAACGGATAGCCAGCCTCCGCAGACAGGGTCAAGGCATGCCCGCGATTATCGATTTTTATCCCGCGTTCGGAGCGGTTATCGCCGTTCAAGCGAGTGCCCATGGCCACCGCATCGAGGTAGCCACCGGATGAATCGATCAGCGTCCAGTAGAGCCCATAGCTGTCGCCGTCGAGTTCGACCTTGCCGGCGCGTCGACCCTTGAAGCCGAGGTTGAAGCCGTCGACGTTGCCGTTCAACTCCGTATGCCCGACAAAGAAGCCGATGCGCTGGGTCTGGCCGCCGGAGGTCGGCGCAGCGTATAGGTCATTACCCACCTGAAAGCCCTTGATGGAGCCGTCGAAGCGCGGTGTCACGGTGCCGGCCCAGGTCTGGTCGACGTCCTTTCCATAGGCTCGGCCCCAACCTGCGCCAAACGCGCCAGTTTCCGTCAGCAGGCGTTGATCGCCCTGGCGATCGTGGAACGTGCCCAGGGCCATCAGGGTCAGTTGCGCCGCCGCCGGAGGCAATACCGACCAGGTCGGTACTTCCGGGCGATACAGCGGAATCGGCGCGGCGCCTGGTACGGCGACTGGCAAGGGCGGCAGCCTTGGGCTGGGCGCGGCCACCGGGCCGGCCACTACCGTTGAGCGCAGGTACCAATTGTTGGCGTTGCCGGTCACGCCACCCTTGAACAGGCGGTAATCGAACGCCCCCGCCGAGACCGATTGCGCCAAGGAGAAGGCACCGCTGTCGCTGACGGCACCACCCTGGGCCTGGACGAGCTCGATGCCGTCCTGGGCGGTCAAGGCACCGGAGCCCCCCAGGTTCGTGACGGTAATGGCCGTGCTGCCGGTGAGCATGCCACCGTTGACGATCAGTTTGTCGCTGGGTGAGTCATCGGCCCCGAGCACCGTTTGCAGGCGTAACTGGCCGCCGTTGCCTGCGTAATTGCCTTGCACCGTGAGGGTATCGTCGGTGCGGGTGTTGCCGTCGGCAAGGTCGATTGTCCCGGCGTTGTCGAGTGTGGTCATCTGCCCAGCAGAGAACGGCGCGATGATGCCTTGAGTCGCTGCCAGCACACTGCTGCTGTCGATATCGAGCACGCCTGTGCCGCTCGTGCTGTCGCCCAGGACAAGCGTATCGCTGAGGTCCAGGCGCGAGCCCTGGGAAAGCTTGACGGTCTCAAAATTGACATAGCGGGCGCCCATGCTCGAAGTGGTTCCCTCCAGCGCAAGGGCGTCCTGGCCCAACCCGCCGTCTACCCGTGGCGTAACCATCAACGCTGCCTCATCGAGGGTGCGCAACGAGGCTGTGTCATTACCGGCGCCCATCAAAACGGCCGAGTGGATCAGGCCGCCGCTCCACTCCAATCGGTCATTGCCAAGGCTGGTGCGAACTTCACCCACGATCTCACCACCGCTCACGCTGATGCTGTCGTTGCCATCGCTGACACTGATGTTGCCCCCGATGCGTCCTCCCGACACGATGATGGTGTCCTGACCAAACCCCGTCACCAGATTGCCAATGATATTCCCGCCCGACATGTCAAAGACGTTGTCATCCAGCTTCATGTTCACTCGCCCGATGGTGCCACCGGTCATCTTGGCAACGTCGCCGTCTTCGAAGGCGTCGACGATAGTGCCGCCCGTCATCAGGAACCTGTCGATGCCATCGCCCTGTGACAGGGACAGAATTCGGCCGCCGTTCATTTCGAACGCGTCTTCTTCTGAACCTTGCTCGACGTCACCGTCGATCACGCCGTTGGCATTGATCAGAACGCGGTCGTTTCCGGCGTCGAAGGTAACGTCGCCCTGGATAAGGCCGCTGCCTGAGACGGTCAGGTCGTTGTTCCCCGACAGGTCAGTCAGGCCCACGGCGGCGGGTGCGCTGTCGCAAACATAGGTGTCGTCGCCTGCCGTGGGTACCAGCGTGCAAGCCGCCATGGTGGATGAGACGGGCAGCAGGAGCGGAGCTGCCACCCACAAGACATTCAACAAGCGATTGAAATGCCGATCGCGCCGACTCATGTGCTATCCCTCTGCATGGGCATCCATGGCATGCCGGTTTCAGCATGGGTTGCACGACAGATGGCACACAGGACCCGGCAACGCTCGCTGTATGCAAAGCACGCTAACAACGAATGAAGAGGGTCGCTACTGTCAGATCTTACAGGTGGATGCGCTCAGGCCTGGCCGCTACAGATGGACTTCCACCGACAATGGAAGATGATCGCTCAGGTGCGTCCAAGGTTTGTTGCCAAGTATTTGCGGGGCGTGGCTGGTGGCGTTGCGCAGGTATATCCGGTCCAGGCGCAGCAGGGGGAATCGGGCCGGGTAGGTCCGGGCGGGGCGCCCGTGGTGCTGTTCGAAGGCCTCATGCAGGTATTGGCGACGGGCGAGGGTGACGTTGCCGCGCAATTGCCAGTCGTTGAAATCGCCAGCGATGATGACCGGAGCGTCTTCCGGCAGGGAGTCGAGGAGCTTGCAGAGCAACTTGAGCTGCAATTGGCGATGACTCTCCAGCAGGCTCAGGTGCACGCAGATGCCGTGGACTTCGGCGTGGCCCGGTACGTCCAGCACACAATGCAGCAGCCCACGCCGCTCGGGGCCTGTGATCGACACGTCGAGGTTGCGGAACTGGCGGATCGGGTACTTGGAAAGCAGTGCATTGCCATGGTGGCCGTCCGGGTATACCGCGTTCCGGCCGTAGGCAAAGTCGCTCCACATGCTGTCGGCCAGGAATTCGTATTGGGATGTCTGGGGCCAATTGTCATAACGCGTGGCATGACGATCATGTTCGCCCAGCACCTCCTGCAGGAACACCAGGTCAGCGCCCGTGCTGCGCACCGCTTCGCGCAGCTCGGGCAGGATGAAGCGGCGGTTCAGGGCAGTGAAGCCCTTGTGTGTATTCACCGTCAGAACACGCAGTCGATGAATCGCCGCGGGCGCTCCCAGCGGTACTGATTCTTCGGCCCGCCAGTCGGGATCGCGAGTCACGTTCACTCCTGAATCAGACGTCTCTGTTCATGCGACTGACGGCGGCTGCGGCAGTTCCGGAATTCTTGATGGGCAGGGTTTTGTGAACGATAAAAAACCAGGTGGGCGCGAGCTTGCTCGGGCCCACAGGTCCTGGGGATTAGATAAAGACGATTTCATAGGGCATGCCCATGCGGTCGAGGATGACCCGCGGCACGAGCGGTGCAATGCCGTTGGCGGGCTCGCCGTTCAGTTGGCTGGTGTAGGCATGCATGGCGTGACGCTTGCGTGCGGTGGTCCAGACGTCCAGGCGTAACTTGCGCGCTCGGTGCCAAGGAATCTTGTTCTGCTCGCGGACGGGCCAATGCCAGGCCCATACGGGCAGCTCATTGAAGGCCGCGCCGATATTGTCGGCGGCCTGGGCTCCGGCGCGGCCGACCGTCTCGTGGTCGCTGTCGCCATCCATGCGCCAGGTGCTGAATACCACGTCGCCGGGTCGCAGGTGATGACGGATGAATGCGCTCAGTTGCGCTTCATGTTCAGCCAGGCCTTTCTCCGGAAAACCGCCGCGCACCCACTGCAGCCCGTGGGACGGTACGCCCAGGCGGTGCAGGGCATCCACGCTTTCCTGGGGATGCGGGCGAAATGTGCGCAGTCGTTCATCGGACCATAATGGCGAGCCGGGAGGGCTTGGGAGGCCGTCGGTGACCGAGATCAACAGCATGGGTTGGCCCAGGTTGCTCAGCAATTGGAGCAGGCCGCCGCAGGCACCGACCTCATCGCCGGGGTGCGGAGCCAGGATGACCGCGCGGGCGCCTGATGGGATCAAGGTCTGGGTACTGATGATGGGAATGTCGGCCAGTTGCGGCGAGCTGTTCCATATCTGCGGGTGCTGCCGGCCTTGCGAGTGAGAGGCTGGTTTCATCGGAGTACGTCCTTGTCGTGTTCAATCGTGCAGTCACACAGTGGGCCGGCCGCCCATTGTTGCCCGTAAGGGCCTGACTGTGATTTGCGCTGATCCGAGTCCTGGAGCTTCGCGCAGGGAAAGTATTGACCATGCTGACGGATTCGTCGCGTCGGAATGTGTATCTGAACTGCATTTTTTGCGTTCGAACTGCGCTGCATTGCGACAGAAATCGCGTCCTTGCGGTTTCCGCCGTCTTGTCGCCGTGTATCGCCTGCGCTTAGTCCTCTTCTTCGCGTTGCAATTCGAACAACAATAGCGAACGTCCGGTCACTGAATATTCGCAATCAAATTCAAAACGCTCCTGGCCGCGCACCAAGGGTTGGTTGGTGTCCACCATGCAGGTCCAGAAACTGCCTTCAGGTACCTCCGGCAGGCGGAAATTGACGATGTCATGGTGCGCATTGACCACCAGCAGCAACGTGGCGTCGCCCCCTTTGCGGCGGATGCCGGTTTCCTGGGCGCGTCCGTCCATCAGCATGCCCAGGCAGCGACCGTGGCTGTCCTGCCATTGCTCGATGGTCATCTCGCTGCCATCCGGGGCCAGCCAGGTGACGTCCTTGACGCCGATGTCCTCGTTGTAGTTGCCCACGAGAAAGCGTCCGCGCCGCAGGATCGGATAGGTCAGGCGCAGCTTGATCAAGCGCTTGACGAACTTGAGCAGCGCCTCGCCATCCTGGCTAAGGTCCCAGTTGACCCAGCCGATCTCGCTGTCCTGGCAGTAAGCGTTGTTGTTGCCATGCTGGGTGCGGGCGAATTCGTCCCCGGCGACGATCATCGGTGTGCCTTGGGCCAGCAGCAAGGTCGAGAAGAAATTGCGCATCTGCCGATGGCGCAGGGCGTTGATCTGCGGATCGTCCGTCGGACCCTCCACGCCGTGGTTCCAGGACAGGTTGTTGTTGCTGCCGTCCTGATTGTTCTCGTCGTTGGCTTCGTTGTGTTTATCGTTGTAGGACACCAGGTCATGCAACGTGAAGCCATCGTGGGCGGTCACGAAGTTCACCGAGGCGTATGGCCGGCGCCCACGCTGGTTGAACATCTCGCCCGAAGCAGTCATGCGGCTGGCGAAGTCGGCAAGTTGGCCGTCGTCGCCTTTCCAGAAGGCGCGCACGGTGTCGCGGAATTTGTCGTTCCACTCGACCCAGCCCGGCGGGAAACGTCCGACCTGATAGCCGCCAGGACCGCAATCCCAAGGCTCGGCGATCATTTTCACCTGGCGCAGCACGGGGTCCTGTCGACAGGCAACGAGGAAACTGTGGCGCTCGTCGAAGCCGTCATGGTAACGGCCGAGGATGGTCGCCAGGTCGAAGCGGAAACCGTCTACATGCATTTCCGTGGCCCAATAGCGCAGGGAGTCGGTGACCATCTGCAACACGCAGGGGTGGCTCAGGTCCAGCGTGTTGCCGGTGCCGGAGTCGTTGATGTAGTAGCGTTTGTCGTCGGGCATCAGCCGGTAGTACGAGGCATTGTCGATGCCGCGCATGGACAGGGTCGGGCCCTGTTCATTGCCCTCGGCGGTGTGGTTGTAGACCACGTCGAGAATGACTTCGAGGTTGGCCTCGTGCATGTGCGCGACCAGCTCCTTGAACTCGGCGATCTTGCCGCTGGCCAGGTAACGTGGGTCCGGGGCAAAGAAGGCAATGCTGTTGTAGCCCCAATAGTTGGTCATGCCTTTGTGCAGCAGGTGCTGGTCGTTGACGAAGGCGTGGATGGGCAACAGCTCCACCGAGGAAACGCCCAGCTTGCGAATGTGTTCGAGCACATCGTCGACCATCAGGCCGGCGAACGTGCCTCGCAAGTTCTCCGGCACCGAAGGGTGGCGCATGGTGAAGCCGCGCACGTGGGTTTCATACAGGATGGTCTTGTCCCACGGCACGGTGACCCGGTGATCGTGGCCCCACGTATGGGCCGGGTCGATGACCTTGCATTTGGGCACGAACGGGGCGCTGTCGCGTTCATCGAAACTGAGGTCGCCGTCCGGGTGGCCGATGGTGTAGCCGAACAGCGCTTCGGACCACTTCAGCTCGCCAACCAATTGTTTGGCATAGGGGTCGATCAGCAACTTGTTGGGATTGAAGCGATGGCCATTCTCCGGGTCATACGGGCCATAGACCCGATAACCGTAGATAAGCCCGGGATGCGCGTCTGGCAGATACCCGTGGTAGATCTCATCGGTGTATTCCGGCAGTTCGATACGCTCGAGCTCGACTTCGCCGGCGTCGTCGAAAATACACAGTTCGACCTTTGTGGCGTTGGCTGAGAACAACGCGAAATTGACCCCCAGGCCATCCCAGGTCGCGCCGAGCGGAAACGGCAGCCCTTCACGAATCCGCGAGGCCTCGATAACGGGCGGCGGCGTGGTTTTCTTTGGACGGGTCATAGTTGCTCCTGCAAAAGACAGATTCGGTAATGCGGTGCACGTGGGGCAGGGTGGTGCCCGATGCTTGTGGCGAGGAGACGAATCCCCAGGCCACAGGCGAGCCCCTTCGTTGAAAGAAGGACAGGATTGAAAACGATGAGTTCGGAGGATCAGACCGCTGGTGGTTTGCGCGCCGCTCGTGGCTTTTTCGCTGGGGCCTTGTCCGCAGGCGGGACCACCGCAGCGGTTGCTGCGGAAGGTTTCGCAGCAGGTTTGGCCTTGGGCGTCGTGCTTTTCGTGGCGGCCTTGGCAGCGGGGCTCTTGGCCGCGGCGGGCTTGGCGCCATCCGTTTTGCTGGCGGCGGTCTTGCTCGCAGCCTTGGGCGGTTTGCTCGGTGCCAGGGCTTCGGCTTCCGCCAGTTTGCGCGCCATCTCCCAGTGACGCTTTTCCTGCCCGGCGGGCTTACCCTCGGACTCCCAGATCTGGTAGGCAAATTCGCGAATGCGTTTATCGTCGGTACTCATCGCAGTGCTCCTGACTTGACTCAAGATTGGATAAAGACATTGACCGGGAAATCCCCCAGCGCGGCGCTGACCATCAGCTCCCTTTGAGGTGTGACTGTTGCGCTTGCAAAAAGTCCCTTCAGTTTTTCGTCCTCGGCGGCAAACGGTAACGACACGCGGGTATCGCCCCAGTCCGATGCAGTGACCTGGGGCAGGGCACTGTTTTCCAGCAGGCTGGCCGTATGAATCGGTACCACCACGATCGCCCGTTGCTGCTTGTGCTCGCGCATGAAGGCCAATACCCGCCCAGCGTGTTCGCCTTGCACCGACAGCGGCTGGTAGCTGCCCTGGCGGAACAGTTGCGAGTACTCGGACCGCAGAGCCAGCGTGCGCGTGATCAGCGCCTGCTTGATCCGACCGTCACGCCAGTCGCGCAGCAGCGCCACGGGTGAGCTGTCGGCCTGCATCGCCTCGCGGCGGGCCGTGAAATCCACCGGGCGGCGGTTGTCGGGATCCACCAGGCTGAAATCCCAGAACTCATTGCCCTGGTACAGGTCCGGCACGCCGGGCACGGTCATGCGCAGCAAAGTTTGCGCCAGACTGTTGAGGGCGCCTGCCGGAGCAATGGCCTGGACGGCTTCGGCGATGGCGCAACGCAACGGCAGGCCTTCATCGCACAGCAATAGCCGTTCAAGGAACATTTGGGTGGCTTGCTCGTAGGCATCGTTGACCGCCGCCCAACTGCTTTGCAGCTTGGCCTCGCGCAGCGCCTTGCGTTGCCACTGCCACAGGCGTTCGGCGTAGTCGCCGAGGGCTTTCTGATCCTGCAGGTCGAGGTCCAGGGGCCAACTGCCGAGCAGCGCCTGGTAGAGGATCAGTTCATCGCCGGCCGACGGCGCCGCGGGGTCGCTGTGCAGCGACGGCGAGAGGATGCGCCATTGCTCCACGCACGTCGTGTACCAGTCCGGGCGTTCGCTGATTATCGCCAGCCGGGCACGAGTGTCCTCGCCGCGCTTGTGGTCGTGGGTGGCGGTGGTGATCAGGTTGTCAGGAAAATGCTTCAGCCGCTCGATGCACGCGTCGTGAAATTCCTGCGCCGGCGCGCTGAACCGTTCGGTGTTGTAGCCCACGTCGTTGCGTGACAGCAACACCGCCGAGCGATAGAGCGCGGTGTCCTCGACCGCCTTGGCGGCGGCTGGCGAGGTCAGTTGCTGGAAGCGCACGCAGGCATGCCGCAGGCGTTTACGCTGGCTCCCTCTCGGGCGTTGGCGCCAAGGCATGCCGCCGAGCCAGTCGGCCAGGCAATCGAGTACGGGCCAGTCGGCTTCGCTGAGGGTTTGCCGGGCGCCTTCAAGGGCCTTCTGGAAAAATACTTCGTCCTCGGCGGAGCGACCCAAGGGGCTGATGTAGGTGCGATACACCGGGAAATGCACGATCAATTCCTGCAACGCCCGGCGAATCGCGCCGAGGGTCAGGTCGCGGGTCATTACGTCGTCCCGGGCCACTTGCAGCAAGGCCTGGGCGACGCTCTCGAAATCCCCGGCCAGGGAACCGTTGAGAATCTGCTGGCGGGCCAGGCGGGCTTCTTCGATGAAGTGTGCGGGCCGTTCGCTGTTTCGGCTCCAGAATTCGGCGAGGCGTTCGGCACCGGCCGGGTCATGCTGCAGCAGCGAAATCTGGTTCATGAACTCATAGCCGGTGCTGCCATCGACCTTCCAGTCGCGGCGCAGCGTTTCGTCATCGCCGAGGATCTTCTCGACGAAAATCGGCAGGTGCCGCGAGGGCGAAAGTGAGTCGACGCGACGGCGCAATTTGCGGCAGTAACCGCGAGGGTCGGCCAGGCCGTCGATGTGGTCGATCCGCAGGCCGTCGACCAAGCCTTCGGCGATCAGCTCGAAGATCTTCGCATGGGTCGCCTCGAAAACTGCCGGGCGTTCGACCCGCAGGCCACCCAGTTCGTTGACATCGAAAAAGCGCCGCCAGTTGATATCATCCGCCGCCGTGCGCCAACTGGCGAGGCGGTAGCTTTGGCGTTCCAGTAGCTGATGCAGGCGTTCGAAACCTTCGGGCTCCAGCGAATCATAACCGCGCAGGTTGTCTTCGATCGCGCCAAGGATGCCCGGCTGGGAAGCCAGGTCTCGCAGCTCCTGTTGCAGGGGCTGGGCCAGGGAATGGGCGTCGGTCTGGTAGTTCAGCGTGGTGAAACGCTCGGCCAGCGCCCTGAGCGAGTCGACCTGTTCCGGTGGCAGATTGTCCGAGGGTTTGAGCAGCTCGCCGTACTGCATCGGGCAAATGGGAAAGCGGTGTTCATAGTGCTCGACGAAGAAGCTGCCTTGACCGGCGTCGAAGCGCAGTTTCAGGGTGCCTTCCTGCAAGGCCACGCCGTAGTCGCTCCCGAGGAAAGGCAACAGCAACTGGCCTTCCATCAGCGGGTCGGGTGAATGCCACTGGATGTCGAAGAATTCGCCGTAAGGGCTCAGGCGCCCCCATTCCAGCAGGTCGAGCCACCAAGGGTTGTCATTGCCGCCAACGGCCATGTGATTGGACACGATGTCGAGGATCAGGCCCATCCGATGCTCGCGCAAGGTGGCCACCAGGCGCCTGAGCGCGGCCTCGCCACCGAGTTCCGGGTTGACCTGGGTCGGATCGACCACGTCGTAGCCGTGCATGGACCCGGCGCGGGCTTTGAGCAGCGGCGAAGCATAGAGATGGCTGATGCCCAGGGAAGCGAAGTACGGCACCTGGGCGATGGCATCGTCCAGGGTGAAGCCTTTATGAAATTGCAGGCGCAAGGTCGCCCGCAGCGGTTGAATCAATGTCTGGTTCATCGGTCACGCTCGTTCGCCTGAAGTCTCGCGCAGGCGAGTATTTCCAGACGCCGCGCGGCGTCCGGGTCGTCCAGCAGCGCCCGGCTGTCCAAAGCCAGGCGTCGCCGCCAGTTGGGGTGGGTGTCGGTGGTGCCGGGCAGGTTGGCCTGTTCTTCGACGCCCAGGGCATCTTCGAGCGGCAACAACACCAGTGGCGCACGGGTATGCCCGAGGAAACGCACGCTGGCGTCCAGCACCTGGTCGGTTTCGCGATGTTCCTCGCGAAAGTTCTGCGGATCCTGGTTCAGCGCGTTGCGCAGCCCGTCGCGTTCACGCTCGCGGTGTCGGCGCCAATCCATCTCGGTGTGGGAATCGATCAAGTCCAGCCGGGCGTTCCAATCGATGTCATGGCCATGCCACCAGCCATTGAGCGTGGGCAGGTCATGGGTGCTGGTCGTCGCCAGGGCGTTGTCCGGCCAGTCGAGGATGGGCTTGAAGTGGGTGTTGTCCTGTTCGAACAACAGCACGCGCATGCCCAGGATGGAGCGAGCGATGAGCTTGTCCCGCAGGCCGTCGGGCACGGTGCCAAGGTCCTCGCCCAGCACGATGGCCTGGTGACGATGGGACTCCAGGGCCAACAGGCGCAGCAGGTCATCGATGGGGTAATAGAGGTAGGCGCCGTCGGTGGGCGGCGCGTCGTTCGGGATCACCCACAACCGTTGCAGGCCCATGATGTGGTCGATGCGCAAGCCACCCGCGTGAGCAAAATTGGCCCGCAACATCTCGATGAACGCGCGGAAACCATTGCGTACCAGCCCTTCGGGGGAGAAGGCCGAAATGCCCCAGCCCTGGCCCGAGCGATTGAGGATGTCGGGCGGTGCGCCGACGGTGAGCGACGCGAGCAATTCATCTTGCCGGCTCCAGGCCTGGCTGCCACCACCGTCGGCACCCACCGCCAGGTCGGCGATCAGGCCGACGCCCATGCCACTGGATTTGGCCGCGCTCTGGGCGCGTTCCAGGCAGCGGGCAATCAACCATTGGCAGAAGGCGTAGAAGCCGATTTCATCGGTGTTTTCCTCGGCGAAACGGGCGATCGCGGCGCTGCGCGGATCGCGCCATTCTGCCGGCCATTGGCGCCAGTCGAGGCTTTCACCCCGGGCGGCGCGCTCGGCCTGCAGGGCTTCGAAGCGGCAATGGTTTTCCAGGGCTTCGCCACTGCTGTGGCGAAAGCTGCTGAAATCCTCGTGCAGCGGATGCTCGCCCTGGCTGAAACCGTCGTATAGCGCACGAAGAATCCGTTGCTTGGCCTCGGCGGCCACCGGCCAATCGATCAGTGGCTGTTGCTCAAGATTCTGTAGCTGATTGGCCAGGCCCGTGGCGTCGATGGCCGTGCGCAGTGCACGTTCGCCCAGGATAGTGCCCGGCGCGGCGTACAGGCTGTTGAGGAACAGTCGGCTGGACGGTGAATAGGGGCTGTAGCGTCCGGTGTCGCTGCTGAACATGGCGTGCATCGGGCTGATGGCCAGCGCGTCGGCACCCCGTTCGCCGGCCACCCGCGCCAACTCTTCCAAGGCCTGGGTGTCGCCGAAGCCGCCATCACCCGGGCGGCGCAGCGAATACAGTTGGGCACTCAGGCCCCAGGCCCGTGGCGTCGGGTCATCGACCGCATCCGCCACGCTGTAGCAGCGAGCCGGGGCCACGGCCAAGGTGAAGTGCTGGCCCTGGATGCTGACATGTTGGTAACCCACCGGCACGATCCCCGGCAGGGCAGCGGCGGCATCGAGTTTCGAATTCAGTGTCGCGCCGTCCTCAAGCTGGATTTCGCAAGGCGTGCCGGGCTCGAAATAGCGGCTCAAATCGACATTGACCCCGACATCCGCCGTGATCAGCGGGGGCAGGCGATGGTTTTGTTGATCTTCCTGCAACTGTAGCAGGCTGGCATCGA
This genomic interval from Pseudomonas alvandae contains the following:
- the malQ gene encoding 4-alpha-glucanotransferase, translated to MSDAQLEILAGRAGLAVDWIDANGRAQKVSPAVLRSVLTGLGHPAGSAQEIDASLLQLQEDQQNHRLPPLITADVGVNVDLSRYFEPGTPCEIQLEDGATLNSKLDAAAALPGIVPVGYQHVSIQGQHFTLAVAPARCYSVADAVDDPTPRAWGLSAQLYSLRRPGDGGFGDTQALEELARVAGERGADALAISPMHAMFSSDTGRYSPYSPSSRLFLNSLYAAPGTILGERALRTAIDATGLANQLQNLEQQPLIDWPVAAEAKQRILRALYDGFSQGEHPLHEDFSSFRHSSGEALENHCRFEALQAERAARGESLDWRQWPAEWRDPRSAAIARFAEENTDEIGFYAFCQWLIARCLERAQSAAKSSGMGVGLIADLAVGADGGGSQAWSRQDELLASLTVGAPPDILNRSGQGWGISAFSPEGLVRNGFRAFIEMLRANFAHAGGLRIDHIMGLQRLWVIPNDAPPTDGAYLYYPIDDLLRLLALESHRHQAIVLGEDLGTVPDGLRDKLIARSILGMRVLLFEQDNTHFKPILDWPDNALATTSTHDLPTLNGWWHGHDIDWNARLDLIDSHTEMDWRRHRERERDGLRNALNQDPQNFREEHRETDQVLDASVRFLGHTRAPLVLLPLEDALGVEEQANLPGTTDTHPNWRRRLALDSRALLDDPDAARRLEILACARLQANERDR